A stretch of the Vigna radiata var. radiata cultivar VC1973A chromosome 7, Vradiata_ver6, whole genome shotgun sequence genome encodes the following:
- the LOC106767761 gene encoding uncharacterized protein At1g66480: MGNTFGAKKTAKVMKIDGETFKLKTPVRVEEVLKDHPGLVLLDSEAVKHYGVRAKPLEGHKELHPKRLYFLVELPKETKPRRVRSGINMSAKDRLENLVLTRRSASDLSIMKQSNMGDGEQSSKEDSNNGGVRLKMRLPKAEVEKLIQGSKNQEEAAERIVKLYMANGSRETEENGDRAKESTKKRVSFMPINEGGTPIAAAS, from the exons ATGGGTAACACTTTTGGTGCAAAGAAGACCGCAAAGGTGATGAAAATCGATGGTGAAACATTCAAGTTGAAGACCCCGGTGAGAGTTGAGGAAGTTCTTAAGGATCACCCTGGCCTTGTTTTGCTAGATTCTGAAGCAGTTAAGCACTATGGGGTGAGAGCAAAGCCTTTGGAAGGTCACAAGGAGTTGCATCCCAAGAGGCTTTACTTTCTTGTGGAGCTTCCAAAAGAGACGAAGCCAAGAAGGGTTCGTTCTGGCATTAACATGAGTGCCAAAGATCGCCTAGAGAACCTTGTGCTTACTAGGAGGTCTGCTTCTGATCTTTCAATCATGAAACAAAGCAACATGGGTGATGGTGAACAAAGCAGCAAGGAGGATAGTAATAATGGCGGGGTGAGGTTGAAAATGAGGCTTCCAAAAGCTGAGGTGGAGAAGTTGATCCAAGGTAGCAAAAATCAGGAAGAGGCAGCAGAGAGAATCGTTAAGCTGTATATGGCCAATGGCAGCAGAGAAACTGAGGAAAATGGTGACAGAGCTAAGGAGAGTACAAAG AAGAGGGTGAGCTTTATGCCGATCAACGAAGGAGGGACTCCAATAGCTGCGGCTTCATAA